TGGGTGGCCAGCTGGTGGCTGCCGCCCTCGCCGGGGTGGTCGTAGGGGAGGATCGCGAGGATCGTCCCGTAGAGCTCGGGGTGCCGCAGCCCCTGGTCCAGCGCCCCGAACGCGCCCGAGGACATCCCGCCGATCGCCCGGTAGCGCCAGTGGGAGGCGACCGGGTAGTGGGTGTCGACCCACGGCACGACGACGTTGGTCAGGTAGGTCTCCACCTGGGAGCCGCCCGTCGTCGAGTCGAGGCAGGAGGACTCGGTGGTGCCGACGGCGTTGGTGTCGGGCGTGACGACGACCATCGGGCGCACCACCCCGGAGGTGATGAGGGAGTCCAGGACGCCGGGCAGCCCGGAGGCCATCCAGTCCACGGCCGAGCCGGGGGACCCGTGGAGCAGGTAGAGCGTGGGGTAGAGCGTGTGGCCCGAGGGGTCGTAGTCCGGCGGGGTGTAGACCCAGGCGGTGTCCGAGGGGATGCGCAGCTCGGGCGGCGCGGGGATGCGGACGGCCCCGGCCGAGCCGCGGCCCTGCGGGGGTGTCGTCGAGACGCTCGCGAGGCCGGCGCCCGCGCGGCGGCTCGCCGGCTCGGTGGGCTGCGGCACCACCGAGCGCGCGCTCCCCAGGCGCAGCCGCAGGCGCAGGCCCTCGACGTCGGGCACGAAGCCCACCCGGGCGTTGACCGCGACGCTGATCGCGCCGAGCAGAGCCGCGGCCCCGGCGCCGCCGACGAGGAGCCGACGGCGCAGGCTCCAGCGGCGACGTCGGCGGTGGGCGGGGTGGTCGTGCGGGCGGTGGTGACGGCGGCGCCAGGCGGCGAGGATCGCGGCGAGGGCGGACACCGCGAGCCCGGCGACGGTCCACCACGAGGAGAGGGCGTCGCGGTGGACGCGGTGGTCGTCCGCTGCCCGGTGCCGGCCGTGCTCGCGCGCGCGGTGCTGCCCCTGGTCCGCGCCCTGCTCTGCGGCCGTCGTCGTCGCGTCCACCCCGGCTCCTCGGATCGCCTCGGCTCCTGCTCCCATGATGTCCTGACCGCGTCGCGCGCGCCCGGGTGCGGGGGAGGCGAGTGCCCGTGATCCCTTGACACCGATGTCGGCGCTCACTAGGTTGGAAAGCGCATTCCCCCAGGTTACCTGCACGGGATCACCTCGTCTCATTGGAGAGCACATGACCACGCGCACGCTGCGGATCGCGATGAACGGCATCACCGGACGGATGGGCTACCGCCAGCACCTCCTCCGATCGATCCTCCCGATCCGCGACGCCGGCGGCGTCGAGCTCGAGGACGGCACGCGCGTACAGGTCGAGCCGATCCTCGTCGGGCGCCGGGAGAACGCCGTCCGGGAGATCGCCGAGCGCCACGGCGTGGAGCACTGGACCACCGACGTCGAGTCCGTCATGGCCGACCCGAGCATCGACATCTACTTCGACGCCCAGCTCACCTCCCTGCGCAAGGCCACCCTCACCGCCGCCATGAAGGCCGGCAAGCACGTCTACACCGAGAAGCCCACCGCCGAGACGCTGGAGGAGGCCGTCGAGCTCGCCCGACTCGGCGAGGAGACCGGGGTGACCGCCGGCGTCGTCCACGACAAGCTCTACCTGCCCGGCCTGGTCAAGCTCCGCCGCCTCGTCGACCAGGGCTTCTTCGGACGCATCCTGTCCCTGCGCGGCGAGTTCGGCTACTGGGTCTTCGAGGGCGACGTCCAGCCCGCGCAGCGCCCGAGCTGGAACTACCGCAAGGAGGACGGCGGCGGCATGGTCGTCGACATGTTCTGCCACTGGAACTACGTCCTCGAGGGCATTCTCGGCACCGTCGACGCCGTCACCGCCCGGGCCGTCACCCACATCCCCACCCGCTGGGACGAGCAGGGCCGGGAGTACACCGCCACCGCCGACGACGCCGCCTACGGCATCTTCGAGGTCACGACCCCGGAGGGTCACCCCGTCATCGCCCAGATCAACTCCTCGTGGGCGGTGCGCGTCCACCGCGACGAGCTCGTGGAGTTCCAGGTCGACGGCACGCACGGCTCCGCTGTCGCCGGCCTGCGCAGCTGCGTGGCACAGGAGCGCGCGCACACCCCCAAGCCGGTGTGGAACCCCGACCTGCCGGTCACCGAGCCCTTCCGCGAGCAGTGGCTCGACGTGCCCGCCAACGCCGACCTCGACAACGGCTTCAAGCTGCAGTGGGAGGAGTTCCTCCGCGACGTCGTCGCCGGCCGCCCGCACCGCTACGGGCTGCTGTCCGCCGCGCGCGGCGTGCAGCTCGCCGAGCTCGGCCTGCGCTCCTCCGCCGAGGGGCGCCGCCTGGAGATCCCGGAGATCACCCTGTGAGTGCCGACCTCTCGCGGCTGTCCCTCAACACGGCGACGACGAAGGCGCTCACCCTCGAGGAGGCGGTCGAGGTCGCCGCGCGCGCCGGGCTCGGCGCCGTCGGGCTGTGGCGCGACCGCGTCGCCGAGGCCGGGCTGGAGCGCGCCGCCGCCGTGGTCCGTGAGGCCGGCCTGCGGGTCTCCTCGCTGTGCCGCGGCGGCTTCCTCACCGCCGTCGACGCCGAGGGGCAGCGGGCGGCGCTGGAGGACAACCGCGCCGCGATCGTCGAGGCCGCGACGCTGGGGACGCGCGAGCTCGTCATGGTCGTCGGCGGGCTGCCTGCGTGCCCCTCACCCGGGACCGCCGCGCTGCCGGACGGTGACCGCGACCTCGTCGCGACGCGGCAGCGGGTGGCCGACCGCATCGCCGAGCTCGTGCCCTTCGCCGAGGAGCACGACGTGCGACTCGTGCTCGAGCCGATGAACCCGATCTTCGCCGCGGACCGCGGGGTGCTCTCGACCCTCGAGCAGTCCCTCGACCTCGCGGCGGACTTCGCGC
Above is a genomic segment from Georgenia wutianyii containing:
- a CDS encoding alpha/beta hydrolase, encoding MGAGAEAIRGAGVDATTTAAEQGADQGQHRAREHGRHRAADDHRVHRDALSSWWTVAGLAVSALAAILAAWRRRHHRPHDHPAHRRRRRWSLRRRLLVGGAGAAALLGAISVAVNARVGFVPDVEGLRLRLRLGSARSVVPQPTEPASRRAGAGLASVSTTPPQGRGSAGAVRIPAPPELRIPSDTAWVYTPPDYDPSGHTLYPTLYLLHGSPGSAVDWMASGLPGVLDSLITSGVVRPMVVVTPDTNAVGTTESSCLDSTTGGSQVETYLTNVVVPWVDTHYPVASHWRYRAIGGMSSGAFGALDQGLRHPELYGTILAILPYDHPGEGGSHQLATQEEVDAHSPGVYLPTIDLPHPLGVFLDYGELVAEAEEGATARKLAALLRARGVEVALRTEPGLGHTWTMALVALPHAVEFFEQRMARDD
- a CDS encoding Gfo/Idh/MocA family protein, whose translation is MTTRTLRIAMNGITGRMGYRQHLLRSILPIRDAGGVELEDGTRVQVEPILVGRRENAVREIAERHGVEHWTTDVESVMADPSIDIYFDAQLTSLRKATLTAAMKAGKHVYTEKPTAETLEEAVELARLGEETGVTAGVVHDKLYLPGLVKLRRLVDQGFFGRILSLRGEFGYWVFEGDVQPAQRPSWNYRKEDGGGMVVDMFCHWNYVLEGILGTVDAVTARAVTHIPTRWDEQGREYTATADDAAYGIFEVTTPEGHPVIAQINSSWAVRVHRDELVEFQVDGTHGSAVAGLRSCVAQERAHTPKPVWNPDLPVTEPFREQWLDVPANADLDNGFKLQWEEFLRDVVAGRPHRYGLLSAARGVQLAELGLRSSAEGRRLEIPEITL
- a CDS encoding sugar phosphate isomerase/epimerase family protein, translated to MSADLSRLSLNTATTKALTLEEAVEVAARAGLGAVGLWRDRVAEAGLERAAAVVREAGLRVSSLCRGGFLTAVDAEGQRAALEDNRAAIVEAATLGTRELVMVVGGLPACPSPGTAALPDGDRDLVATRQRVADRIAELVPFAEEHDVRLVLEPMNPIFAADRGVLSTLEQSLDLAADFAPQTVGVVVDTYHVWWDPKLEAQIARAGAEGRLAGYQVCDWVLPLADDSLLSRGYMGDGYVDFRAITRWVAEAGYTGDVEVEIFNQAVWDTPGDDVVATMADRYRRLVLPHLS